One window of Vicinamibacterales bacterium genomic DNA carries:
- a CDS encoding efflux RND transporter periplasmic adaptor subunit: protein MPVTTITLANQPVEQVSEFVASLKSRRSSTIQPQAEGHLTRIAVRSGERVSQGAVLFEIDSAPEQAALASLQSMRPMREAELSFAQQQVQRNKALLAAGAVSQREVEQYETQVRTTEAQIKALDEQIKQQRSMLGYYRVTAPSAGVVGDIQVVVGDRVTKSTVLTTIDENDVLEVYINVPVQQAPMLKVGLPVRLMDDSGRLIATNRVGFVSPNVDTATQTVLAKAPLVEGRGQFRADQFVRARIVWSEAPGLTLPVTAVVRINGQFFAFVAEKGGPGMVARQKPVELGEIIGNDYVVRSGLAPGEQLIVSGLQKIGDGAPVQVGPPPAAPEEKKAS, encoded by the coding sequence ATGCCCGTGACCACCATCACGCTGGCCAACCAGCCCGTGGAGCAGGTGAGCGAGTTCGTCGCCTCGCTCAAGTCTCGGCGATCGAGCACGATCCAGCCGCAGGCCGAAGGACACCTCACCCGCATCGCGGTGCGATCGGGTGAGCGTGTCTCCCAAGGCGCGGTGCTGTTCGAGATCGACTCGGCGCCAGAACAGGCCGCCCTCGCGTCGCTGCAGTCGATGCGGCCAATGCGGGAGGCGGAGCTGTCGTTCGCGCAGCAGCAGGTGCAGCGCAACAAGGCGTTGCTGGCGGCCGGCGCCGTGAGCCAGCGCGAGGTCGAGCAGTACGAAACCCAGGTGCGCACGACCGAGGCGCAGATCAAGGCGCTCGACGAACAGATCAAGCAGCAGCGCAGCATGCTGGGCTACTACCGCGTCACCGCGCCGTCGGCGGGCGTCGTCGGTGACATCCAGGTCGTCGTCGGCGACCGCGTGACCAAGAGCACCGTGCTCACCACCATCGACGAGAACGACGTGCTCGAGGTCTACATCAACGTGCCGGTGCAGCAGGCGCCGATGTTGAAGGTCGGGCTGCCGGTCCGCCTGATGGACGACAGCGGCCGGCTGATTGCGACCAACCGGGTCGGCTTCGTGTCGCCCAACGTCGACACCGCCACGCAAACGGTGCTGGCGAAGGCGCCGCTGGTCGAGGGCCGCGGCCAGTTCCGCGCCGACCAGTTCGTGCGCGCGCGCATCGTGTGGTCCGAGGCTCCCGGCCTCACGCTGCCGGTGACGGCGGTGGTGCGCATCAACGGCCAGTTCTTTGCCTTTGTCGCCGAAAAGGGCGGTCCCGGCATGGTGGCCAGGCAGAAGCCCGTCGAACTCGGCGAGATCATCGGCAACGACTACGTCGTCCGCAGCGGCCTGGCGCCCGGCGAGCAGTTGATTGTGTCGGGACTGCAGAAGATCGGCGACGGCGCGCCCGTCCAGGTCGGCCCGCCGCCGGCGGCGCCCGAAGAGAAGAAGGCCTCCTAG
- a CDS encoding MBL fold metallo-hydrolase has protein sequence MLEDLRGFSRGMFSNWLWHRPLQLLVDAGEGLQLALGTHVFSPSVLAITHGHSDHVLGLPGLVAARQFGKGAADKPLTIVYPEGSVGVQAVRELLGTAFSGVPFPLTWVAVTAGSAIPLGKGRVLEAFAVRHTPGEPALGYRVVETRRRLRPEFASMTQAEIETVARAGQRDSLLEDSRHVVFAHSGDAMPIDPALVAGADLLVHDATFLDEPDRRAPIHATTQEALEVGRAANVKTLVLNHLSIRYARDTALPALRAQVAASGFTGDCWLLDDGDLLPLR, from the coding sequence ATGCTCGAAGACTTGCGCGGTTTCAGCCGGGGGATGTTCTCCAACTGGCTCTGGCACCGCCCCCTCCAACTCCTGGTCGATGCCGGCGAAGGGCTCCAGCTCGCCCTGGGCACCCATGTCTTCTCACCGTCCGTGCTGGCCATCACCCATGGCCACTCCGACCATGTCCTCGGCCTGCCCGGGTTGGTCGCCGCCCGCCAGTTCGGCAAGGGCGCGGCCGACAAACCCCTGACCATCGTTTATCCAGAGGGGTCGGTGGGGGTGCAGGCGGTACGGGAGCTGCTCGGCACCGCCTTCTCAGGTGTCCCGTTCCCGCTGACCTGGGTCGCCGTCACGGCCGGCAGTGCGATCCCACTCGGCAAGGGCCGGGTGCTCGAGGCCTTCGCCGTCCGCCACACCCCCGGCGAACCGGCGCTCGGCTACCGGGTGGTTGAAACGCGGCGCCGCCTCAGGCCGGAGTTCGCGTCGATGACGCAGGCCGAGATCGAGACGGTCGCCCGGGCCGGCCAGCGCGACAGCCTGCTCGAAGACAGCCGCCACGTGGTGTTCGCGCACTCCGGGGATGCCATGCCGATCGATCCCGCGCTGGTGGCCGGCGCCGACCTGCTGGTGCACGACGCCACCTTCCTCGACGAGCCCGATCGGCGGGCGCCGATCCACGCCACCACGCAAGAGGCGTTGGAGGTGGGCCGCGCCGCCAACGTCAAGACCCTGGTCTTGAACCACCTCTCCATCCGCTACGCCCGCGACACCGCCCTGCCCGCGCTGCGCGCCCAGGTCGCCGCCAGCGGCTTTACCGGCGACTGCTGGCTGCTCGACGACGGCGACCTGCTGCCGCTGCGATAG
- the gatC gene encoding Asp-tRNA(Asn)/Glu-tRNA(Gln) amidotransferase subunit GatC, whose protein sequence is MSTLTQQDVKRIAELARLELTTGELDLFTRQLADILTYVEQIRALDTTGVPPTSHVLNRPVDRDDVLQPSLSREDLLANAPDAARAAGLFKVPRVMA, encoded by the coding sequence GTGTCCACCCTGACCCAGCAAGACGTGAAGCGGATCGCGGAGCTCGCCCGTCTCGAGCTCACTACCGGCGAACTCGACCTGTTCACCAGGCAGCTCGCCGACATCCTGACCTACGTCGAGCAGATCCGCGCGCTCGACACCACCGGCGTGCCGCCGACCTCGCACGTGCTCAACCGCCCCGTCGATCGCGACGATGTGCTGCAGCCGTCGCTGTCGCGGGAGGACCTGCTGGCCAATGCGCCCGATGCCGCCCGCGCGGCGGGTCTCTTCAAGGTTCCGCGAGTGATGGCGTAG
- the gatA gene encoding Asp-tRNA(Asn)/Glu-tRNA(Gln) amidotransferase subunit GatA codes for MTAKDIATQIAAGATTAVAVCEAHLERIKAVEPKLSAFNTVTAERALARARALDAHQQSGAPLGPLHGVPVAIKDNMCTAGVPTTASSKILRGFVPPYDATVVARLAAAGAVVLGKTNLDEFAMGSSTENSALGSTKNPWALDRTPGGSSGGSAAAVAGDMAPLALGSDTGGSIRQPAALCGIVGLKPTYGRVSRYGLMAFASSLDQIGPLTRTVADAALAFQAIGGHDAHDATSSTEAMPDLLASLTGDIKGLRVGVPRAFLGEGVDAPVLAAFNAAMGALADRGATLVDIELPHAGYGIPVYYLIATAEASSNLARYDGVRYGHRTATEKDDTLLQMYERSRDEGFGAEVKRRIMLGTYVLSAGYYDAYYLKAQQVRTLLRQDYDRVFEAVDVVATPTTPTPAFKLGEKTSDPIQMYLNDIFTVSANLTGLPAISVPCGFSADRLPIGFQLTARMFDETTLLRAADAYQRDTTFHTEAPRLR; via the coding sequence ATGACCGCCAAAGACATCGCCACCCAGATCGCGGCCGGCGCGACCACCGCCGTCGCCGTGTGCGAGGCGCACCTCGAGCGCATCAAGGCCGTCGAGCCGAAGTTGAGCGCGTTCAACACCGTGACCGCCGAACGCGCGCTCGCCCGCGCCCGGGCGCTCGACGCGCACCAGCAGTCGGGCGCGCCGCTCGGGCCGCTGCACGGCGTGCCCGTCGCGATCAAGGACAACATGTGCACCGCCGGGGTGCCGACCACCGCCTCGTCGAAGATCCTGCGCGGTTTCGTGCCGCCCTATGACGCGACGGTGGTGGCCCGCCTCGCCGCCGCGGGCGCCGTCGTGCTCGGCAAGACCAACCTGGACGAGTTCGCCATGGGGTCGTCCACCGAGAACTCCGCGCTCGGCAGCACCAAGAACCCGTGGGCGCTCGACCGCACGCCGGGCGGGTCCAGCGGCGGCTCGGCCGCGGCGGTGGCGGGCGACATGGCGCCGCTCGCCCTCGGCTCCGACACCGGCGGGTCCATCCGCCAGCCCGCGGCGCTCTGCGGCATTGTCGGCCTCAAGCCGACCTACGGCCGCGTCTCGCGCTACGGCCTCATGGCCTTTGCCTCGTCGCTCGATCAGATCGGACCGCTGACCCGGACCGTGGCGGACGCGGCCCTCGCGTTCCAGGCGATCGGCGGCCACGATGCGCATGACGCCACCTCGTCGACCGAAGCGATGCCCGACCTGCTGGCGTCGCTGACCGGCGACATCAAGGGTCTTCGCGTCGGCGTGCCGCGGGCGTTCCTCGGCGAGGGCGTGGACGCGCCGGTGCTGGCCGCCTTCAACGCGGCCATGGGCGCGCTGGCCGATCGCGGCGCGACGCTCGTGGACATCGAACTGCCGCACGCCGGCTATGGCATCCCGGTCTACTACCTGATCGCCACTGCCGAGGCCTCGTCCAATCTCGCCCGCTACGACGGCGTCCGCTACGGTCATCGCACGGCGACCGAGAAGGACGACACGCTGCTGCAGATGTACGAACGGTCACGAGACGAGGGCTTCGGCGCCGAGGTCAAGCGGCGCATCATGCTCGGCACCTACGTGCTCAGCGCCGGCTACTACGACGCGTATTACCTGAAGGCGCAGCAGGTGCGCACGTTGCTGCGGCAGGATTACGATCGCGTGTTCGAGGCCGTTGACGTGGTGGCCACGCCGACCACGCCGACGCCGGCGTTCAAGCTCGGCGAAAAGACCAGCGACCCGATCCAGATGTACCTCAACGACATCTTCACGGTGAGCGCGAACCTGACGGGCCTGCCGGCGATCAGCGTGCCGTGCGGGTTCTCGGCGGACCGCCTGCCGATCGGCTTCCAATTGACGGCGCGGATGTTCGACGAGACGACGTTGCTGCGCGCCGCCGATGCCTATCAGCGCGACACCACGTTCCACACCGAGGCCCCCCGCCTTCGCTAA
- a CDS encoding long-chain-fatty-acid--CoA ligase, with protein MEVPLTPLEFMRRTRRLHANREGVVDGARRWTYGDFFDRCDRWSSVLQQFGVRQGDRVAYISPNTHAQLESFYAVPQLGAVLVPLNFRLIADDFRYMIQHSGAKVVCVSHDYLAAVDSIRDDLAGVTHFVALDPDGGPPAGWLDYEALLRDASGAFDRPAIGERDLLTINYTSGTTSRPKGVMITHRNAWMNCVGMLAHTPMTPADTYLWTLPMFHANGWTFTWTVTAAGARHVCLPKFDGATVFRVARDERVTRLCAAPTVLIMLASAPEEVKHGAPRGVGVMTAGAPPAAVTIQRIENELGWVVTQIYGLTETAPAISISEPLPEHAALSADERATIKARQGVELITSGELRVVDDHGREVPADGVTPGEIVARGNVIMAGYYDDPAATEKCMGDGWFHTGDAAVVHPDGYVQITDRLKDVIISGGENISSVEVEALLLRHDAVQEAAVVGFPDQQWGESPHAFVVFKSGQSATPEVLREFCRAHLAHFKVPHAFTPIAELPKTATGKIQKFVLRQGRPNITAQ; from the coding sequence ATGGAAGTCCCGCTCACGCCCCTCGAGTTCATGCGCCGCACGCGGCGGCTGCACGCCAACCGCGAAGGGGTGGTGGACGGCGCGCGGCGCTGGACCTACGGTGACTTCTTCGACCGCTGCGACCGCTGGTCCTCCGTCCTGCAGCAGTTCGGCGTGCGCCAGGGCGATCGGGTCGCCTACATCTCGCCGAACACGCACGCCCAGCTCGAGTCGTTCTATGCCGTGCCGCAGCTGGGCGCCGTGCTCGTGCCGCTGAACTTCCGGCTGATCGCCGACGACTTCCGCTACATGATCCAGCACAGCGGCGCGAAGGTGGTGTGCGTGTCGCACGACTACCTGGCCGCGGTGGACTCGATTCGCGACGACCTGGCGGGCGTCACCCACTTCGTGGCGCTCGACCCTGACGGCGGCCCACCGGCCGGATGGCTGGACTACGAAGCGCTGTTGCGCGATGCCAGCGGCGCGTTCGACCGGCCGGCCATCGGCGAGCGCGATCTGCTCACCATCAATTACACCAGCGGCACCACCTCGCGGCCCAAGGGGGTGATGATCACGCACCGCAACGCCTGGATGAACTGCGTCGGCATGCTCGCGCACACGCCGATGACGCCGGCCGACACCTACCTGTGGACGCTGCCGATGTTTCACGCCAACGGCTGGACCTTCACCTGGACGGTGACCGCCGCCGGGGCGCGGCACGTCTGCCTGCCGAAGTTCGACGGCGCCACCGTGTTTCGCGTGGCCAGGGACGAGCGGGTGACGCGCCTGTGCGCGGCGCCGACGGTGCTGATCATGCTGGCGAGCGCGCCGGAGGAGGTCAAGCACGGCGCGCCGCGCGGGGTCGGCGTGATGACCGCCGGGGCGCCGCCCGCGGCGGTCACGATCCAGCGCATCGAGAACGAACTGGGCTGGGTGGTCACGCAGATTTACGGGCTGACCGAAACCGCGCCGGCCATCAGCATCAGCGAGCCGCTGCCGGAGCACGCCGCGTTGTCGGCGGACGAGCGGGCGACGATCAAGGCGCGCCAGGGCGTCGAGCTGATCACCTCCGGCGAGCTGCGCGTGGTGGACGACCACGGCCGCGAGGTGCCCGCCGACGGCGTCACCCCCGGCGAAATCGTGGCCCGCGGCAACGTGATCATGGCCGGGTACTACGACGACCCCGCCGCCACCGAGAAGTGCATGGGCGATGGCTGGTTCCACACCGGCGACGCGGCGGTGGTGCACCCCGACGGCTACGTCCAGATCACCGATCGGCTGAAGGACGTGATCATCAGCGGCGGCGAGAACATCTCGTCGGTGGAGGTGGAGGCCTTGCTGCTGCGGCACGACGCCGTCCAGGAGGCCGCCGTGGTCGGATTCCCGGACCAGCAGTGGGGCGAATCGCCGCATGCGTTCGTGGTGTTCAAAAGCGGCCAGTCGGCCACGCCCGAGGTGCTCCGCGAGTTCTGCCGCGCGCACCTGGCGCATTTCAAGGTGCCGCACGCCTTCACGCCGATTGCGGAGTTGCCGAAGACGGCGACCGGCAAGATTCAGAAGTTCGTGCTGCGCCAGGGCCGCCCCAACATCACGGCCCAGTGA
- a CDS encoding DNA-directed RNA polymerase subunit omega — MAEAAEDEAPIEYPKATPIESRFLYVDVSALRAKQLRRGARVRLDHDTLDQLPASKLIKPERVAMEEVKQNLVQWDLPDFKVVIDLR; from the coding sequence GTGGCAGAAGCCGCTGAAGACGAAGCGCCGATCGAGTACCCCAAGGCGACGCCTATCGAAAGCCGTTTTCTCTATGTCGACGTGTCGGCCCTGCGCGCCAAGCAGTTGCGCCGCGGCGCCCGCGTGCGCCTCGACCACGACACCCTGGACCAGTTGCCCGCGTCCAAGCTGATCAAGCCGGAACGTGTTGCCATGGAAGAGGTTAAGCAGAACCTTGTCCAGTGGGACCTCCCGGATTTCAAGGTCGTCATCGACCTGCGCTAG
- a CDS encoding Hsp20/alpha crystallin family protein, whose product MSIVRFDPFADLLTNGRWVPAVDIFENGNQELVLKAELPDMKREDITVVFENNTLTIKGERKFADDVKQEQFHRVERAYGTFSRSFSLPSSVDAGKIAADYKNGVLTVKLPFREETRPRTINVEVAA is encoded by the coding sequence ATGTCCATCGTTCGATTCGATCCGTTCGCTGACCTCCTGACCAACGGCCGCTGGGTGCCGGCGGTCGACATCTTCGAGAACGGCAACCAGGAGCTGGTGCTGAAGGCGGAGTTGCCGGACATGAAGCGCGAAGACATCACCGTGGTGTTCGAGAACAACACGCTGACCATCAAGGGTGAGCGCAAGTTCGCAGACGATGTGAAGCAGGAGCAGTTCCACCGCGTGGAGCGCGCCTACGGCACCTTCAGCCGCTCGTTCTCGCTGCCGTCGAGTGTCGATGCCGGCAAGATCGCGGCCGACTACAAGAACGGCGTGCTGACCGTGAAGCTGCCCTTCCGCGAAGAGACGCGTCCCCGGACGATCAACGTCGAAGTCGCGGCGTAA
- the dnaK gene encoding molecular chaperone DnaK yields the protein MATKGRVIGIDLGTTNSVVSVMENGQPTVIVNQEGARTTPSVVGFGKDGDRLVGQVAKRQAVTNPENTVFSVKRFMGRKFTEVTAETQRVPYSVTQTPNGDARITVRGKQYSPPEISAMVLQKLKQAAEDYLGDKVTDAVITVPAYFNDSQRQATKDAGQIAGLNVLRIVNEPTAAALAYGLDQKKDETIAVFDLGGGTFDISVLEVGEGVVEVKSTNGDTHLGGDDFDQLIVEWMTAEFKKTDGIDLGKDRMALQRLKEAAEKAKIELSSVMETEINLPFITANASGPKHMAMKLTRAKLESLVEGLVQRTIGPLKQALADAGLKPSEVDEVVLVGGSTRMPRVQQVVKEYFGKEPHKGVNPDEVVAIGAAVQGGVLAGDVKDLLLLDVTPLSLGIETLGGVMTVLIPRNTTIPSKKSEIFSTATDSQTSVEVHVLQGERSLSRDNRTLGRFHLTGLPPAQRGLPQIEVTFDIDANGIVNVAAKDKGTGKEQTITISGASGLNKDEVDRMVKDAQANAAEDARQREEVEARNKAEAEAHQAAEAAKAAQNAPKQENAADAVKDSEVVDAEFAETR from the coding sequence ATGGCAACCAAAGGCAGAGTGATCGGCATCGACCTCGGCACCACGAACTCGGTGGTGTCGGTCATGGAAAACGGGCAGCCCACCGTCATCGTGAACCAGGAGGGTGCTCGTACGACCCCGTCGGTTGTCGGCTTTGGCAAGGATGGCGACCGGCTCGTCGGTCAGGTTGCCAAGCGTCAGGCCGTGACCAATCCCGAAAACACCGTGTTCTCGGTCAAGCGCTTCATGGGCCGCAAGTTCACCGAGGTCACCGCGGAAACCCAGCGCGTGCCCTATTCGGTGACGCAGACCCCCAATGGCGACGCCCGTATCACGGTGCGCGGCAAGCAGTACTCGCCCCCCGAGATCTCGGCGATGGTCCTGCAGAAGCTGAAACAGGCCGCGGAAGACTACCTGGGCGACAAGGTCACCGACGCGGTGATTACCGTGCCGGCGTACTTCAACGACTCGCAGCGCCAGGCCACCAAAGACGCCGGGCAGATTGCCGGGCTCAACGTGCTCCGCATCGTCAACGAGCCGACGGCGGCGGCGCTGGCCTACGGGCTCGACCAGAAGAAGGACGAGACCATCGCGGTGTTCGACCTCGGCGGCGGCACGTTCGACATCTCGGTGCTCGAAGTGGGCGAAGGCGTGGTCGAAGTGAAGTCAACCAACGGCGACACCCACCTGGGTGGCGACGACTTCGACCAGTTGATCGTCGAGTGGATGACGGCGGAGTTCAAGAAGACCGACGGCATCGACCTGGGCAAGGACCGCATGGCGCTCCAGCGCCTGAAAGAAGCCGCTGAGAAGGCCAAGATCGAGCTGTCGTCGGTGATGGAGACCGAGATCAACCTGCCGTTCATCACGGCCAACGCGTCGGGGCCCAAGCACATGGCCATGAAGCTGACGCGGGCGAAGCTCGAGTCGCTGGTCGAGGGCCTGGTGCAGCGCACGATTGGGCCGCTCAAGCAGGCGCTGGCCGACGCCGGCCTCAAGCCGTCGGAGGTCGACGAGGTCGTGCTGGTCGGCGGATCCACCCGCATGCCGCGCGTGCAGCAGGTGGTGAAGGAGTACTTCGGCAAGGAACCGCACAAGGGTGTCAACCCGGACGAAGTGGTCGCGATTGGCGCGGCGGTCCAGGGCGGCGTGCTGGCCGGAGACGTCAAGGATCTGCTGTTGCTGGACGTGACGCCGCTGTCGCTGGGCATTGAAACGCTCGGCGGCGTGATGACGGTGCTGATCCCGCGCAACACCACCATCCCTTCGAAGAAGAGCGAGATCTTCTCGACCGCGACCGACAGCCAGACCAGCGTCGAAGTGCACGTGCTGCAGGGCGAACGCTCGCTGTCGCGCGACAACCGGACGCTGGGGCGGTTCCACCTGACGGGCCTGCCGCCGGCGCAGCGCGGACTGCCGCAAATTGAAGTGACCTTCGACATCGACGCCAACGGCATCGTCAACGTGGCGGCGAAAGACAAGGGCACCGGCAAGGAACAGACCATCACCATCAGCGGCGCGAGCGGCCTCAACAAGGACGAAGTCGATCGCATGGTGAAGGACGCGCAGGCCAACGCGGCCGAAGATGCGCGGCAACGCGAGGAAGTCGAGGCCCGCAACAAGGCGGAAGCCGAGGCGCACCAGGCGGCGGAGGCGGCCAAGGCCGCCCAGAACGCGCCGAAGCAGGAGAACGCGGCCGACGCTGTCAAGGACAGCGAGGTCGTGGACGCGGAGTTCGCGGAAACCCGGTAG
- a CDS encoding Hsp20/alpha crystallin family protein: MAGFSSEPMDLNQADLAQDVHRLFEDLARRRPDRRHVVAGECMPVVDVFETDRTVEIVLDLPGVAADALRILIKAGVVLIVGEKERPEPSKRVPASFHLVERDFGRFARAIRVAGAVDAAQASARLSQGELRVVLPRREDRRGQGILVPIDTIAAASE, translated from the coding sequence ATGGCTGGCTTTTCCTCCGAACCGATGGACCTCAACCAGGCCGACCTGGCCCAGGACGTCCATCGTCTGTTCGAGGACCTGGCCCGGCGCCGGCCCGACCGCCGCCACGTGGTGGCCGGCGAATGCATGCCGGTGGTCGATGTCTTCGAGACCGACCGGACCGTGGAAATCGTGCTCGACCTGCCCGGCGTCGCCGCCGACGCACTTCGCATCCTGATCAAGGCCGGCGTCGTGCTCATCGTCGGGGAGAAAGAGCGGCCCGAGCCCTCGAAGCGCGTGCCCGCCAGCTTCCATCTCGTGGAGCGTGACTTCGGCCGCTTTGCCCGCGCCATACGGGTGGCGGGCGCCGTGGACGCGGCCCAGGCGAGCGCGCGCCTGTCGCAGGGCGAGCTCCGCGTCGTGCTGCCCCGCCGCGAGGATCGCCGGGGCCAGGGCATCCTGGTTCCCATCGACACCATCGCCGCGGCCTCCGAATGA
- a CDS encoding TIGR00282 family metallophosphoesterase, which translates to MKLLFIGDIVGRPGRDLVRKHLKALAAAHAVDLVIANGENAAGGAGITRDNAKEIFGAGVDVITSGNHVWDKREALEFIVSEPRLIRPANYPEGTPGLGSYVALARNGVRVGVVNVMGRVFLQAIDDPFRAATREIARVKQDGAQVVLVDVHAETTSEKVALSWYLDGQAAAVIGTHTHVQTADERILPGGTACLTDVGMTGPHDGVIGMDRVAVIARFVTGLPGRFEPASGDVRLHGVTITVDPETGKATAIERVAITEHQLAQLTDEASAALRS; encoded by the coding sequence ATGAAGCTCCTGTTCATCGGCGACATCGTCGGCCGCCCGGGGCGCGACCTCGTGCGCAAGCACCTGAAGGCCCTCGCCGCGGCGCATGCCGTGGACCTGGTGATCGCCAACGGCGAGAACGCCGCCGGTGGCGCCGGCATCACGCGCGACAACGCGAAGGAGATCTTCGGCGCCGGCGTGGACGTGATCACGTCGGGCAACCATGTGTGGGACAAGCGCGAGGCGCTCGAGTTCATCGTCAGCGAGCCGCGGTTGATCCGGCCGGCGAACTACCCGGAGGGCACGCCGGGCCTGGGCTCCTACGTCGCCCTCGCCCGCAATGGCGTGCGGGTGGGCGTGGTCAACGTGATGGGGCGCGTCTTTCTGCAGGCCATTGACGACCCGTTCCGCGCCGCCACTCGCGAGATTGCCCGTGTCAAGCAGGACGGCGCGCAGGTGGTGTTGGTGGACGTCCACGCCGAAACAACGTCGGAAAAAGTGGCGCTCAGCTGGTATCTCGACGGTCAGGCCGCCGCCGTGATCGGCACCCACACGCACGTGCAGACCGCCGACGAGCGCATCCTCCCCGGCGGCACGGCGTGCCTGACCGACGTCGGCATGACCGGTCCGCACGACGGCGTGATCGGCATGGACCGGGTCGCGGTGATCGCGCGTTTCGTCACCGGCCTGCCGGGACGCTTCGAGCCGGCGAGCGGCGACGTCCGTCTGCACGGCGTCACGATTACGGTCGATCCCGAGACCGGCAAGGCGACCGCGATCGAACGCGTCGCGATCACGGAACACCAACTCGCCCAGCTGACAGACGAGGCGTCGGCCGCCCTCCGCTCGTGA
- the xseA gene encoding exodeoxyribonuclease VII large subunit — protein sequence MSASAAKGRSGETSPKLALDTRASEGGPEVPVAPIRQVLTVSELSATIRDALETQFQNVWVEGEISNARLWNTGHLYFTLKDSAAQIKGVIFRSALRYLKFKPEDGLRVVARGKISVYEVKGDYQLICEHMEPQGFGPLQLAFEQLKKKLAAEGLFEASRKRPLPALPRRIGLVTSIDGAALRDMVRVLRRRYPNAHLVIAPTRVQGEGAAAEVARALKLVAGVTNVDVIIVARGGGSLEDLWAFNEEAVARAIAASPVPVISGVGHETDVTIADFVADLRAATPSAAAELVVRRKDEFFGHIDRLGERLEAAMGNRLRRLESRLHALEARPGYSGFPGRLAFRGRHVSELTSALRHGVGQSVTRRGRRHELLRRALDQFDPRHRLGAIRTRLVARDAQLAAAARRRITSSQGRFGGLAARLEGLSPLAVLGRGYAVTWDAARTRIIRDASTVRAGDAISVTLERGSLDATITNAHGPND from the coding sequence GTGTCCGCCTCCGCGGCCAAAGGCCGCTCCGGCGAGACCTCGCCGAAGCTCGCGCTCGACACGCGCGCGAGCGAAGGCGGGCCTGAGGTGCCAGTGGCACCCATCAGACAGGTACTGACCGTCAGCGAACTGTCGGCGACGATTCGTGACGCGCTCGAGACGCAATTCCAGAACGTGTGGGTCGAGGGCGAGATCTCCAACGCGCGGCTGTGGAACACCGGGCACCTCTACTTCACGCTGAAAGACAGCGCGGCGCAGATCAAGGGCGTGATCTTCCGCTCGGCCCTGCGCTACCTGAAGTTCAAGCCCGAAGACGGCCTGCGCGTGGTGGCGCGCGGGAAGATCAGCGTTTACGAGGTCAAGGGTGACTACCAGCTGATCTGCGAGCACATGGAGCCGCAGGGGTTCGGCCCGCTGCAACTCGCCTTCGAGCAACTGAAGAAGAAGCTGGCCGCCGAAGGGCTGTTCGAGGCGTCGCGCAAGCGGCCGCTGCCCGCGCTGCCCCGCCGCATTGGCCTGGTCACCTCGATCGACGGCGCGGCGTTGCGCGACATGGTGCGCGTGCTGCGGCGGCGCTACCCGAACGCGCACCTGGTCATCGCCCCCACGCGCGTGCAAGGCGAGGGCGCGGCCGCGGAAGTGGCGCGCGCCCTCAAGCTGGTCGCCGGCGTGACCAACGTCGACGTGATCATCGTCGCCCGCGGCGGCGGCTCGCTCGAAGACCTGTGGGCGTTCAATGAAGAAGCGGTGGCGCGCGCCATCGCCGCCTCGCCGGTGCCGGTGATCTCCGGCGTCGGCCACGAGACCGACGTGACGATTGCCGACTTCGTCGCCGACCTGCGGGCCGCCACGCCGTCGGCGGCCGCCGAACTCGTGGTCCGCCGCAAAGACGAGTTCTTCGGGCACATCGACCGCCTCGGCGAGCGGCTCGAGGCGGCGATGGGCAACCGGCTGCGCCGGCTCGAATCGCGGCTGCACGCGCTCGAAGCGCGGCCGGGCTACTCAGGCTTTCCGGGCCGCCTGGCGTTCCGCGGACGACACGTCTCGGAGCTCACCTCGGCGTTGCGCCACGGCGTCGGCCAGTCGGTGACGCGCCGGGGGCGCCGTCACGAGCTGCTCCGCCGCGCGCTCGACCAGTTCGACCCTCGCCACCGGCTCGGCGCCATTCGCACGCGCCTGGTGGCGCGCGACGCCCAACTCGCGGCGGCCGCCCGCCGCCGGATCACCAGTTCCCAGGGCCGCTTCGGCGGGCTGGCGGCGCGGCTCGAAGGCTTGAGCCCGCTGGCGGTGCTGGGCCGCGGCTACGCCGTCACCTGGGACGCCGCCCGAACGCGTATCATTCGGGACGCGTCCACGGTTCGCGCGGGAGACGCCATCAGCGTCACGCTCGAACGCGGATCACTCGACGCCACGATCACGAACGCCCATGGACCCAACGATTAA